A window of the Cytophagaceae bacterium genome harbors these coding sequences:
- a CDS encoding mandelate racemase/muconate lactonizing enzyme family protein yields the protein MAASPLATFGREYETAIDRAPKSSAPSDLKITEIKAGYIRDGHSLFVKIYTNQGIIGHGEGVDATPGTYHLVKMMGRRIQGQNPLNVNRLFENIRRSGFFEGAQAGMFISVLTAVETALWDIAGKAFGVPVYQLLGGKFRDSVRVYMDTALYQNRLPVPGDFAKAAREAVDMGFSAVKFDLDQANDPNKYDRYNWTASPAELQRMYDQMAAARKEVGPNIDICADMHGRYDAITGEKVAKMLEPLNLMWLEEPIPAENADAYRKITESTSTPICAGENHYLAHGFRPLLESGAVDIIMPDLQKCGGLGEGQRIANLANLYYVPFAPHMVASYLGAMACAHVCASVPNFMIMEWQIYFHKDPMFKEIVKFEGEMVEKNGFIKVRDTPGIGVEINEEGMKKYATPGVPFFE from the coding sequence ATGGCAGCATCACCTTTAGCAACATTTGGAAGAGAATATGAAACGGCAATCGATCGTGCCCCCAAAAGCTCTGCCCCTTCCGATCTCAAAATAACTGAAATTAAAGCAGGCTACATAAGAGATGGTCACAGCTTATTTGTAAAAATATATACCAATCAGGGGATAATTGGTCACGGAGAAGGCGTTGATGCTACTCCCGGCACTTATCACTTAGTAAAAATGATGGGTCGGAGGATTCAGGGACAAAATCCCCTCAACGTAAATCGTCTTTTTGAAAATATCCGTCGATCAGGTTTTTTTGAAGGTGCTCAGGCGGGTATGTTTATTTCAGTTTTAACTGCGGTTGAAACCGCCCTATGGGATATTGCCGGAAAAGCCTTCGGAGTACCTGTTTATCAACTGCTTGGCGGAAAATTCAGAGATTCTGTTCGGGTTTATATGGATACCGCCTTATATCAGAATAGGCTTCCTGTTCCGGGTGATTTTGCCAAAGCTGCTCGTGAAGCAGTAGATATGGGTTTTTCTGCAGTGAAATTTGACCTTGACCAAGCCAACGACCCCAACAAATATGATCGTTACAATTGGACAGCAAGCCCTGCCGAATTGCAAAGAATGTATGACCAAATGGCTGCAGCAAGAAAAGAAGTTGGGCCAAATATTGACATCTGTGCTGATATGCATGGCCGATATGATGCTATCACCGGCGAAAAAGTAGCAAAAATGCTGGAGCCCCTAAACCTGATGTGGCTCGAAGAACCCATACCTGCAGAAAATGCTGACGCCTACAGAAAAATTACCGAATCAACCTCAACACCAATATGTGCAGGAGAAAATCACTATCTGGCCCATGGTTTCCGGCCATTGCTTGAATCCGGTGCAGTTGATATTATCATGCCTGATTTGCAAAAATGTGGAGGTCTAGGCGAAGGTCAAAGAATTGCTAATCTGGCCAACCTTTATTATGTGCCTTTTGCTCCTCATATGGTTGCTTCGTATTTGGGGGCAATGGCCTGTGCACATGTATGTGCGTCGGTTCCAAATTTTATGATTATGGAATGGCAGATTTACTTTCATAAAGACCCGATGTTTAAAGAGATAGTAAAGTTTGAGGGTGAAATGGTAGAAAAAAATGGATTTATCAAAGTTAGAGATACTCCGGGGATAGGTGTGGAAATTAATGAAGAAGGGATGAAAAAATATGCCACTCCTGGTGTCCCATTTTTTGAATAA
- a CDS encoding RraA family protein: MTRLFTIVSLLLFALISNAQQISKDYLVQLTREWKGERFPDGRPKVPDTILDRMKKVTHEEAWAVLRNKNYRHQYEGNWQTINPDSVLVGRAVTAIFMPGRPDIQTAIDDKGIKQDGRLKAQNTWVIETLVKRDVYVVDQFNAYEDGPTIGDNLGNAIFNRTGNGIVYEGAIRDLNGLREIGGFTSYFRSYHPSHHLNTASQPGGLNTTLVGINHPTKIGNATCMPGDVVLGREGGVIFIPPHLAEEVVKSSEVVRLRDKFSHQRLKEGKYTTGQIDTRWSAEIEKDFSQWLKEHINELPVAPEQIQEILKERTW; the protein is encoded by the coding sequence ATGACCAGACTTTTTACCATAGTCTCATTGCTCCTTTTTGCTTTGATTTCCAATGCTCAACAAATTTCGAAAGATTATCTCGTTCAACTTACCCGTGAATGGAAAGGAGAGCGATTTCCTGACGGAAGGCCTAAAGTGCCGGATACCATCCTCGACAGAATGAAAAAAGTCACACACGAAGAAGCATGGGCAGTTTTACGAAATAAAAATTATCGTCATCAATATGAAGGCAACTGGCAAACTATCAATCCTGACAGCGTTTTGGTCGGTAGAGCTGTCACCGCCATTTTTATGCCGGGCCGCCCAGATATTCAAACAGCCATTGATGATAAAGGTATTAAGCAGGATGGCAGATTAAAAGCCCAAAATACCTGGGTTATTGAAACCTTAGTCAAACGAGACGTATATGTAGTGGATCAATTTAATGCCTATGAAGATGGCCCAACCATTGGAGACAACCTTGGAAATGCTATTTTTAACCGTACCGGCAACGGGATTGTATATGAAGGTGCCATCAGAGATTTAAATGGACTAAGAGAAATTGGGGGTTTTACCTCTTATTTTAGAAGCTATCATCCTAGTCACCATCTAAATACAGCTTCTCAACCGGGAGGGCTAAATACTACCCTGGTAGGCATTAATCATCCTACAAAAATCGGAAATGCTACTTGTATGCCTGGAGATGTGGTGCTTGGACGTGAGGGTGGCGTAATTTTTATCCCACCTCATCTTGCTGAAGAGGTTGTTAAATCCTCAGAAGTGGTAAGACTCAGAGATAAATTTAGCCATCAGAGACTTAAAGAAGGAAAATATACCACAGGTCAAATAGATACCCGTTGGTCAGCCGAAATCGAGAAGGATTTTTCTCAATGGCTTAAAGAACATATCAATGAGCTGCCGGTGGCACCGGAACAAATTCAGGAAATTCTTAAAGAAAGAACCTGGTAA
- a CDS encoding RagB/SusD family nutrient uptake outer membrane protein, producing MKKVLILTGAIILAVVISCEKSSLDKVNPNGVTFDTYYSNDNELIAGVNSAYATVQGFGLGAREWFFTHDLRSDEMSTGGGQLEAPRNQLLIGVNDASNPVANSVYTGWYRTIHRANVVIESGLKTNAGFSEAIKNRVTGEAKFLRAWGYFELATLWGGVPLYIEFAKSVEDAQPKSTQETVYKQVITDLKAAEGLLPESYDAKNLGRATKAAAQTLLARTYLQMGDYASAKAELEKVVNSGRFKLVDNYLDLTNAEGEFNSESIFEIVFSQSNGAFNWSGPDGDGNSVQEETIRTQEYSPIGWRNLIPSNKMIDNYERTVKGDAKNDPRYDMSFWKAGDKFNNGNDVISDAAVQGNSSQLDGKTFKISWRKYSLLYKSNSGFATSGINMRVMRYADVLLMLAECENELGNSAKAISLMNQVRARASVAMPAYPTANYPCDSKAKVFEAIQHERFVELSAEQVRNLDILRWRKNKKLTTEPITYFKASKHELLPLPQTEIDNNPKIEPKDQNPGY from the coding sequence ATGAAAAAAGTATTAATATTAACAGGTGCTATTATCCTGGCAGTAGTGATTAGCTGCGAAAAATCAAGTTTGGATAAAGTGAACCCCAACGGTGTGACCTTTGATACTTACTATTCTAACGATAATGAACTAATTGCTGGTGTTAACTCTGCCTATGCTACAGTTCAAGGTTTCGGTTTGGGTGCAAGGGAGTGGTTTTTTACTCATGACCTTAGGAGTGATGAAATGTCAACAGGTGGTGGACAGTTAGAAGCTCCTCGTAACCAATTGTTGATAGGAGTTAATGATGCATCAAACCCTGTTGCTAACTCAGTTTATACAGGATGGTACAGAACGATTCACCGTGCCAACGTTGTTATTGAGAGTGGATTAAAAACTAATGCAGGTTTTTCTGAAGCAATTAAAAACAGAGTAACCGGAGAAGCAAAATTCTTAAGGGCGTGGGGATATTTTGAGTTAGCCACGCTTTGGGGTGGTGTACCTCTTTATATTGAATTTGCCAAATCTGTTGAAGATGCTCAGCCCAAATCAACTCAGGAAACAGTTTACAAACAAGTAATAACTGACCTTAAAGCTGCTGAGGGTTTATTGCCAGAAAGCTATGACGCTAAAAACTTGGGAAGAGCTACTAAAGCTGCTGCTCAGACCCTTCTTGCTCGTACTTATCTTCAAATGGGTGACTATGCAAGTGCTAAAGCTGAATTGGAGAAAGTTGTAAATTCAGGTAGATTTAAATTAGTTGATAACTACCTTGATTTAACCAACGCAGAAGGAGAATTTAATTCAGAGTCAATTTTTGAAATTGTTTTCTCTCAATCAAATGGTGCTTTCAACTGGAGTGGACCAGACGGAGATGGTAACAGTGTACAGGAAGAAACCATCAGAACTCAGGAGTATTCACCTATTGGCTGGAGAAACCTGATTCCTTCTAACAAAATGATTGACAACTACGAAAGAACTGTAAAAGGAGATGCCAAAAATGATCCGAGATATGATATGTCTTTCTGGAAAGCTGGTGATAAATTCAATAATGGTAATGACGTGATTTCGGATGCTGCTGTTCAGGGTAATTCTTCACAATTGGATGGAAAAACTTTCAAAATCAGCTGGAGAAAATACTCTTTACTTTATAAAAGTAACTCAGGTTTTGCAACCAGTGGTATCAACATGAGAGTTATGCGTTATGCTGATGTACTTTTGATGTTGGCCGAATGTGAAAACGAATTAGGTAATTCTGCAAAAGCAATTTCTTTGATGAATCAGGTTAGAGCTAGAGCTTCTGTTGCAATGCCAGCTTATCCTACAGCAAACTATCCTTGCGATAGCAAAGCAAAAGTTTTTGAGGCTATCCAACACGAAAGATTTGTTGAATTATCTGCTGAACAAGTTCGTAACCTTGACATTTTGAGATGGAGAAAAAATAAGAAATTGACAACTGAGCCAATTACTTATTTCAAAGCCAGCAAACATGAATTGTTACCACTTCCACAAACTGAAATCGATAATAATCCGAAAATTGAACCAAAAGATCAGAACCCGGGATATTAA